One part of the Kryptolebias marmoratus isolate JLee-2015 linkage group LG2, ASM164957v2, whole genome shotgun sequence genome encodes these proteins:
- the sidt2 gene encoding SID1 transmembrane family member 2 isoform X2, translating to MVLGNSWKSRHKHSCGPARRWVRPGSAALLWVLCATRLVCGAGTVVGDTNVVQKDAEFDVTYNDTVTSENQTIYAFNHTISRNKTEGVRVSVDVLQKKFESPILFVIRQKQAVMSFQVPLILRGLYQRKYPYKHVARTLCQPPTRAASETQYFFVDVSTLSGQGTNFLLRVSRVESFTLQTDKKFTFTASPSQPQFFKYVFPDGVDTVIVKVNSDMSFPCSVMSVQDIQCPVYDLDNNVAFIGMYQTMTKKGAITVQRKDFPSNSFYVVVVVKTEDEACGGPLRFYPLQPDELIDAGNRTKVLDVVVSPAIDSEKYVMGMLFCLGIFLSFYLLTLLVACIENKRMKRRETFQIPPDMSPAETGKTPASPYEYGSFADNGSTLSSEAITDSATSTDNNYGYMERSLDSVARSRQESLSSVEEDEYDTLDDIDSDKNIVRTKKYLCVSDLARKDKRILSKKYQIYFWNIATIAVFYALPVIQLVITYQTVVNVTGNQDICYYNFLCAHPLGALSAFNNILSNLGYVMLGFLFLLIVLKRDIVHKRALVRNDVNALECGIPKHFGLYYAMGTALMMEGLLSACYHVCPNYTNFQFDTSFMYMIAGLCMLKLYQKRHPDINASAYTAYACLAAVIFFSVLGVVFGKGNMAFWIVFSVIHILATLLLSTQLYYMGRWRLDTGVLRRIVYVIYTDCIRQCSGPMYIDRMVLLVMGNIVNWSLAAYGLIQRPNDFASYLLAIAICNLLLYFAFYIIMKLRSGERIKCLPLVCILFTAVVWGFALYFFFQGLSTWQKTPAESREHNRDCILLSFFDDHDIWHFLSSIAMFGSFLVLLTMDDDLDTVQRDKIYVF from the exons ATGGTGCTGGGGAACAGCTGGAAGTCtcgacacaaacacagctgtggACCCGCACGTCGCTGGGTCCGACCAGGATCGGCAGCCTTGCTGTGGGTGTTGTGTGCGACCCGGCTCGTTTGCGGCGCCGGGACCGTCGTGGGGGACACGAACGTTGTCCAGAAGGATGCGGAGTTTGACGTGACCTACAATGACACGGTCACCAGCGAGAACCAGACCATCTATGCTTTCAACCACACCATATCCAGGAATAAG ACGGAGGGAGTCCGCGTGTCCGTGGACGTGTTGCAGAAAAAATTTGAGAGTCCCATCCTGTTTGTGATCCGGCAGAAGCAGGCTGTCATGTCTTTTCAAGTCCCTCTCATCCTGAGAGGCCT CTACCAGAGGAAGTACCCGTACAAGCATGTGGCTCGAACCTTGTGCCAACCTCCGACGCGGGCCGCCTCGGAGACCCAGTACTTTTTTGTCGACGTGTCCACCCTGTCGGGCCAGGGTACAAACTTCCTGCTCCGGGTCAGCCGCGTGGAGAGCTTCACCCTGCA GACTGACAAGAAATTCACCTTTACGGCGTCGCCCTCCCAGCCTCAG TTCTTTAAGTACGTCTTCCCAGACGGGGTGGATACTGTCATCGTCAAGGTCAACTCGGACATGAGCTTCCCCTGCTCTGTTATGTCTGTCCAGGACATTCAG TGCCCCGTCTATGACCTTGACAACAACGTGGCCTTTATCGGGATGTATCAGACGATGACAAAAAAAGGTGCCATCACTGTGCAG AGGAAGGACTTCCCCAGCAACAGTTTCTACGTGGTGGTAGTGGTGAAAACGGAGGACGAGGCGTGCGGCGGCCCGCTGCGATTTTACCCGCTGCAACCCGACGAGCTGATTGACGCCGGCAACCGCACCAAGGTCCTGGATGTGGTGGTCTCTCCCGCCATCGACT CTGAGAAGTACGTGATGGGGATGCTGTTCTGTCTGGGCATCTTCCTCTCGTTCTACCTGCTGACCCTGCTGGTGGCCTGCatagaaaacaaaag AATGAAGAGGAGGGAGACGTTTCAGATTCCCCCTGACATGTCACCTGCTGAGACGG GCAAGACCCCGGCCTCGCCCTATGAGTACGGCTCCTTTG CTGACAACGGCAGCACGCTGAGCTCGGAGGCCATCACTGACAGCGCCACATCCACTGACAACAACTACGGATACATGG AGCGATCTTTGGACAGTGTTGCACGAAGCAGGCAGGAGTCTCTGAGCTCTGTGGAGGAGGACGAGTATGACACGTTAGACGACATCGACTCCGACAAAAACATTGTTCGCACCAAG AaatacctgtgtgtgtctgacctGGCGCGCAAAGATAAGAGGATTCTCAGCAAGAAATACCAAATCTACTTCTG GAACATTGCTACCATCGCTGTGTTTTACGCGCTGCCGGTCATCCAGCTGGTCATCACCTATCAGACG gtGGTCAACGTTACCGGGAATCAGGACATCTGCTACTACAACTTCCTGTGTGCCCACCCCCTGGGAGCTCTGAG TGCGTTCAACAACATCCTCAGTAACCTCGGCTACGTGATGCTGGgatttctcttcctcctcattgTCCTCAAGAGAGACATCGTCCACAAGCGAGCGCTGGTTCGCAACGACGTGAATGCACTG GAGTGTGGCATCCCGAAGCACTTTGGGCTGTATTACGCCATGGGCACCGCTCTGATGATGGAGGGTCTGCTCAGTGCCTGCTACCACGTCTGTCCCAACTACACGAACTTCCAGTTTG ACACCTCCTTCATGTACATGATCGCCGGGCTCTGCATGTTGAAGCTGTATCAGAAGAGACACCCGGACATCAACGCCAGCGCTTACACCGCCTACGCCTGCCTGGCTGCCGTCATCTTCTTCTCTGTGCTTGGAGTG GTGTTCGGGAAGGGCAACATGGCTTTCTGGATCGTTTTTTCGGTGATCCACATCCTGGCCACGCTCCTCCTCAGCACACAGCTGTACTACATGGGCCGATGGAGGCTGG ACACCGGCGTCCTGCGCAGGATTGTGTACGTTATCTACACCGACTGCATCCGACAGTGCAGCGGACCCATGTACATC gaCCGTATGGTTCTGCTCGTGATGGGAAACATAGTCAACTGGTCTCT AGCTGCCTATGGCCTCATACAGAGGCCCAATGACTTTGCCTCCTACCTGCTGGCCATCGCCATCTGCAACCTGCTGCTCTACTTCGCCTTCTACATCATCATgaag CTTCGGAGCGGCGAGAGAATCAAGTGTCTGCCGCTGGTGTGTATTCTCTTCACGGCGGTGGTTTGGGGATTTGCACTGTACTTCTTCTTCCAGGGTCTCAGCACCTGGCag AAAACTCCAGCAGAGTCTCGTGAGCACAACAGAGACTGCATCCTGTTGTCATTCTTCGACGACCACGACATTTGGCACTTCCTGTCCTCCATCGCCATGTTTGGATCCTTCCTG GTCCTTCTGACCATGGACGACGACCTCGACACCGTCCAGAGAGACAAGATCTACGTCTTCTAG
- the sidt2 gene encoding SID1 transmembrane family member 2 isoform X1: protein MVLGNSWKSRHKHSCGPARRWVRPGSAALLWVLCATRLVCGAGTVVGDTNVVQKDAEFDVTYNDTVTSENQTIYAFNHTISRNKTEGVRVSVDVLQKKFESPILFVIRQKQAVMSFQVPLILRGLYQRKYPYKHVARTLCQPPTRAASETQYFFVDVSTLSGQGTNFLLRVSRVESFTLQTDKKFTFTASPSQPQFFKYVFPDGVDTVIVKVNSDMSFPCSVMSVQDIQCPVYDLDNNVAFIGMYQTMTKKGAITVQRKDFPSNSFYVVVVVKTEDEACGGPLRFYPLQPDELIDAGNRTKVLDVVVSPAIDSEKYVMGMLFCLGIFLSFYLLTLLVACIENKRMKRRETFQIPPDMSPAETASLLGKNSDGKTPASPYEYGSFADNGSTLSSEAITDSATSTDNNYGYMERSLDSVARSRQESLSSVEEDEYDTLDDIDSDKNIVRTKKYLCVSDLARKDKRILSKKYQIYFWNIATIAVFYALPVIQLVITYQTVVNVTGNQDICYYNFLCAHPLGALSAFNNILSNLGYVMLGFLFLLIVLKRDIVHKRALVRNDVNALECGIPKHFGLYYAMGTALMMEGLLSACYHVCPNYTNFQFDTSFMYMIAGLCMLKLYQKRHPDINASAYTAYACLAAVIFFSVLGVVFGKGNMAFWIVFSVIHILATLLLSTQLYYMGRWRLDTGVLRRIVYVIYTDCIRQCSGPMYIDRMVLLVMGNIVNWSLAAYGLIQRPNDFASYLLAIAICNLLLYFAFYIIMKLRSGERIKCLPLVCILFTAVVWGFALYFFFQGLSTWQKTPAESREHNRDCILLSFFDDHDIWHFLSSIAMFGSFLVLLTMDDDLDTVQRDKIYVF from the exons ATGGTGCTGGGGAACAGCTGGAAGTCtcgacacaaacacagctgtggACCCGCACGTCGCTGGGTCCGACCAGGATCGGCAGCCTTGCTGTGGGTGTTGTGTGCGACCCGGCTCGTTTGCGGCGCCGGGACCGTCGTGGGGGACACGAACGTTGTCCAGAAGGATGCGGAGTTTGACGTGACCTACAATGACACGGTCACCAGCGAGAACCAGACCATCTATGCTTTCAACCACACCATATCCAGGAATAAG ACGGAGGGAGTCCGCGTGTCCGTGGACGTGTTGCAGAAAAAATTTGAGAGTCCCATCCTGTTTGTGATCCGGCAGAAGCAGGCTGTCATGTCTTTTCAAGTCCCTCTCATCCTGAGAGGCCT CTACCAGAGGAAGTACCCGTACAAGCATGTGGCTCGAACCTTGTGCCAACCTCCGACGCGGGCCGCCTCGGAGACCCAGTACTTTTTTGTCGACGTGTCCACCCTGTCGGGCCAGGGTACAAACTTCCTGCTCCGGGTCAGCCGCGTGGAGAGCTTCACCCTGCA GACTGACAAGAAATTCACCTTTACGGCGTCGCCCTCCCAGCCTCAG TTCTTTAAGTACGTCTTCCCAGACGGGGTGGATACTGTCATCGTCAAGGTCAACTCGGACATGAGCTTCCCCTGCTCTGTTATGTCTGTCCAGGACATTCAG TGCCCCGTCTATGACCTTGACAACAACGTGGCCTTTATCGGGATGTATCAGACGATGACAAAAAAAGGTGCCATCACTGTGCAG AGGAAGGACTTCCCCAGCAACAGTTTCTACGTGGTGGTAGTGGTGAAAACGGAGGACGAGGCGTGCGGCGGCCCGCTGCGATTTTACCCGCTGCAACCCGACGAGCTGATTGACGCCGGCAACCGCACCAAGGTCCTGGATGTGGTGGTCTCTCCCGCCATCGACT CTGAGAAGTACGTGATGGGGATGCTGTTCTGTCTGGGCATCTTCCTCTCGTTCTACCTGCTGACCCTGCTGGTGGCCTGCatagaaaacaaaag AATGAAGAGGAGGGAGACGTTTCAGATTCCCCCTGACATGTCACCTGCTGAGACGG CCTCGCTCCTCGGGAAGAACAGCGACG GCAAGACCCCGGCCTCGCCCTATGAGTACGGCTCCTTTG CTGACAACGGCAGCACGCTGAGCTCGGAGGCCATCACTGACAGCGCCACATCCACTGACAACAACTACGGATACATGG AGCGATCTTTGGACAGTGTTGCACGAAGCAGGCAGGAGTCTCTGAGCTCTGTGGAGGAGGACGAGTATGACACGTTAGACGACATCGACTCCGACAAAAACATTGTTCGCACCAAG AaatacctgtgtgtgtctgacctGGCGCGCAAAGATAAGAGGATTCTCAGCAAGAAATACCAAATCTACTTCTG GAACATTGCTACCATCGCTGTGTTTTACGCGCTGCCGGTCATCCAGCTGGTCATCACCTATCAGACG gtGGTCAACGTTACCGGGAATCAGGACATCTGCTACTACAACTTCCTGTGTGCCCACCCCCTGGGAGCTCTGAG TGCGTTCAACAACATCCTCAGTAACCTCGGCTACGTGATGCTGGgatttctcttcctcctcattgTCCTCAAGAGAGACATCGTCCACAAGCGAGCGCTGGTTCGCAACGACGTGAATGCACTG GAGTGTGGCATCCCGAAGCACTTTGGGCTGTATTACGCCATGGGCACCGCTCTGATGATGGAGGGTCTGCTCAGTGCCTGCTACCACGTCTGTCCCAACTACACGAACTTCCAGTTTG ACACCTCCTTCATGTACATGATCGCCGGGCTCTGCATGTTGAAGCTGTATCAGAAGAGACACCCGGACATCAACGCCAGCGCTTACACCGCCTACGCCTGCCTGGCTGCCGTCATCTTCTTCTCTGTGCTTGGAGTG GTGTTCGGGAAGGGCAACATGGCTTTCTGGATCGTTTTTTCGGTGATCCACATCCTGGCCACGCTCCTCCTCAGCACACAGCTGTACTACATGGGCCGATGGAGGCTGG ACACCGGCGTCCTGCGCAGGATTGTGTACGTTATCTACACCGACTGCATCCGACAGTGCAGCGGACCCATGTACATC gaCCGTATGGTTCTGCTCGTGATGGGAAACATAGTCAACTGGTCTCT AGCTGCCTATGGCCTCATACAGAGGCCCAATGACTTTGCCTCCTACCTGCTGGCCATCGCCATCTGCAACCTGCTGCTCTACTTCGCCTTCTACATCATCATgaag CTTCGGAGCGGCGAGAGAATCAAGTGTCTGCCGCTGGTGTGTATTCTCTTCACGGCGGTGGTTTGGGGATTTGCACTGTACTTCTTCTTCCAGGGTCTCAGCACCTGGCag AAAACTCCAGCAGAGTCTCGTGAGCACAACAGAGACTGCATCCTGTTGTCATTCTTCGACGACCACGACATTTGGCACTTCCTGTCCTCCATCGCCATGTTTGGATCCTTCCTG GTCCTTCTGACCATGGACGACGACCTCGACACCGTCCAGAGAGACAAGATCTACGTCTTCTAG